A segment of the Paracoccus suum genome:
GCGCAGCGCCTGTCGGCTCGCGCCACGGCGGCCGTGTCGGCGCAGGACCGGAAAGCGTCGAACGATGCTGCCGCCACCGCGGTCAGCCTGGTGCTGTTCTGGCCGGCCGCTTTCCTCATCAAAGGCGACAAGGCTTCGGCGGCTGAGGTCGCCAGGTTGAAAGGCGAGATGCATGCGATCGAGCAGGCAAGCGCTCAAAAGCGCTGCAATATTCGCTTTAACAGCTGACGACTAGCGCCCGACCACCATGTCGTCGCGGTGGATCAGCGCCGCGCGGCCGGGATGGCCGAGGATTGCCTCGATCTCGGCGCTGCGGTGGCCGGAGATAGCGCGCGCCTCGTCCGCGGAATAGCGGATGAGGCCGCGCGCCAACTCGGCGCCCATGGCGTCGCGCACCAGCACCGGATCACCCCGGCCAAAGCGGCCGGTGACCGCGGTGACCCCCGCCGGCAGCAGGGACTTGCCTTGCCCAAGTGCGGCGGCGGCTCCTGCATCGACTGTGACCTCGCCCTTGGGCTTCATTGCCGCGATCCAGCGCTTGCGGGCGAGATGCGGGTCGCCCTCGGGCAGGAACCAGGTCGTCCGGGCACCATTGGCAACGGCGCTCAGCGGGCGCAGGACCGAGCCCTCGGCGATGGCCATGGCGCACCCGCCGGCGACAGCGGTGCGCGCGGCCATGAGCTTGGTCGTCATCCCGCCCTTGCTGAGGCTGCCGACCGGGCCAGAGGCCATGGCCTCGATCTGCGCCGTCAGCCGGGCGATCACCGGCAGGTGGCGGGCGCCGGGATCGACCTTGGGATTGGCGGTGTAGAGGCCGTCGACATCCGACAGCAGCAATAGCTGGTCCGCCCCGACAGTGACCGCGACCTGCGCGGCCAGCCGGTCATTGTCGCCGTAGCGGATTTCGTCCGTCGCGACGGTGTCGTTCTCGTTCACGATTGGCACGACGCCGAGCGACAGAAGCACTTCCAGCGTGGCGCGGCTGTTGAGGTAGCGGCGCCGGTCGGTTGTATCCTCCAGCGTGACCAGTACCTGCGCCGTGGTCACGCCATGCGGGGCCAGGGCGGTCTCATAGGCGCGGGCGAGGCGGATCTGGCCGACCGCCGCGGCAGCCTGGCTTTGCTCCAGCGTCAGCGCCCCGGAAGGCAGGCCGAGCACCCGCCGGCCGAGTGCGATGGAACCGGAGGAAACCAGCACCACGTCCGCGCCCCGCGACCGCCAGGCCGCAACGTCATCGGCAAGCGCAGTCAGCCAGTCCTCGCGCAGGCCATCCCCGCCGACCAGCAGGGCCGAGCCGATCTTGACCACCAGCCGCCGCGCGCTGGCGAGATCCGGCACGGCCAATGCAGCCTCGTCGCTCAGGGTCGCCATGCGGCCTCTGCCTCGGGATCGGGCGTCGGCGCGCGCGAGGGCGCGATCTCGACCCAGAGGGCGCGCAGAACCTCCTGCACGCCGGTGCCGGCGACGCCGGATATGGCCATCACCGGGGCGCCGATCTCGGCCTCCAGCGCGGCCCTGCGCTCAGCGATGGTGTCCTCGTCCAGCGCGTCGATCTTGTTCAGCGCAGTGATCCGCGGCTTTTCAGCCAGCAGCGGCGAATAGGCCTCAAGCTCGGTCAGAATCGTGCGGGCGTCGGTCGCCACGTCCTCGGAGGTGCCATCGACCAGGTGCAGCAGCACGCGCGAGCGCTCGACATGGCCCAGGAACTGATCGCCAAGGCCCCTGCCCTCGCTGGCGCCCTCGATCAAGCCGGGAATGTCGGCCATGACGAATTCGTGCCCGTCAACACCCACAACGCCGAGGTTCGGCACGAGCGTCGTGAAGGGATAATCGGCGATCTTGGGCCGGGCATTGCTGACGGCGGCCAGAAACGTGGATTTGCCAGCATTCGGCAGCCCGACGAGACCGGCATCGGCAATGAGTTTCAGCCGCAACCACAGCGTCCGCTCGACGCCGGGCTGGCCAGGATTGGCGTGGCGCGGTGCGCGATTGGTCGAGGATTTGAAGCGCAGATTGCCCCAGCCGCCGTTGCCGCCCTCCGCCAGGCGCACGCGCTGGCCCGGCTCGGTCAGATCGGCAATGATCGTCTCGCCATCCTCGTCCAAAATTTCGGTCCCGACCGGTACCCTCAGCACCACATCGTCAGCTGAAGCGCCGGTGCGCTGGCTACCCATGCCGGCTTGGCCGGACTTGGCGAAGAAATGCTGCTGAAAGCGGAAGTCGATCAGTGTGTTCAGCCCCTCGACCGCCTCGGCCCAGACATCGCCGCCTCGACCGCCGTCGCCGCCGTCCGGGCCGCCGAATTCGACGAATTTCTCGCGCCGAAAGCTGACGCAGCCGCCGCCGCCGCCGCCAGAGCGGATATAGACCTTAGCGGTGTCGAGGAATTTCATGGCCGGCCTCCGGGATTGACGACCGGGTTACGCGGCGAGGCGCTGCGGCGCAAGCCGCGCAAGGCCGTCGGCACGGGGGATGGCCTCTTCGCGATGGCTTGGCCTCTGCGGCGCGCTCGGAGTGGCGGGCTAGGCCTGCGCCGCGTGCCATTCGGCATCGATCTCTGTCAGCAGCGCCCTCGCCCGCGTGGTGATTTCGCTTGCCATGCGGGCCGGGAGGGGCGGCAGCGCGCGATCGCCGCGGTAGACCAGATACCAGGTCCGGTCGATCGGCAGGCCGGCGGCGTCCAGCAGGACCAGGCGTCCGGCCCGCAACTCATCCGTGACTGTGTGCAGTGACAGAAACGCGATGCCGAGACCGGCGAGGACCGCCTGCTTGATCGTCTCGTTGCTGTCCATCTCGACAAGCCGGTAGTCGCGGCCCTCGCCGATTCGGTCCAGATAGCGGGTCATCAGCGTACGCGTGCCCGAGCCCGGCTCGC
Coding sequences within it:
- the proB gene encoding glutamate 5-kinase, producing MATLSDEAALAVPDLASARRLVVKIGSALLVGGDGLREDWLTALADDVAAWRSRGADVVLVSSGSIALGRRVLGLPSGALTLEQSQAAAAVGQIRLARAYETALAPHGVTTAQVLVTLEDTTDRRRYLNSRATLEVLLSLGVVPIVNENDTVATDEIRYGDNDRLAAQVAVTVGADQLLLLSDVDGLYTANPKVDPGARHLPVIARLTAQIEAMASGPVGSLSKGGMTTKLMAARTAVAGGCAMAIAEGSVLRPLSAVANGARTTWFLPEGDPHLARKRWIAAMKPKGEVTVDAGAAAALGQGKSLLPAGVTAVTGRFGRGDPVLVRDAMGAELARGLIRYSADEARAISGHRSAEIEAILGHPGRAALIHRDDMVVGR
- the obgE gene encoding GTPase ObgE: MKFLDTAKVYIRSGGGGGGCVSFRREKFVEFGGPDGGDGGRGGDVWAEAVEGLNTLIDFRFQQHFFAKSGQAGMGSQRTGASADDVVLRVPVGTEILDEDGETIIADLTEPGQRVRLAEGGNGGWGNLRFKSSTNRAPRHANPGQPGVERTLWLRLKLIADAGLVGLPNAGKSTFLAAVSNARPKIADYPFTTLVPNLGVVGVDGHEFVMADIPGLIEGASEGRGLGDQFLGHVERSRVLLHLVDGTSEDVATDARTILTELEAYSPLLAEKPRITALNKIDALDEDTIAERRAALEAEIGAPVMAISGVAGTGVQEVLRALWVEIAPSRAPTPDPEAEAAWRP